From one Mytilus edulis chromosome 1, xbMytEdul2.2, whole genome shotgun sequence genomic stretch:
- the LOC139488470 gene encoding uncharacterized protein, translating into MDLRGKPDIKISENCEKHESKEIVSWCPVHDVGMCAECQGNDHSDCDGVESVSEIASIAQLNSDFKTLKIKFGNIRKVYKKLQRERQGNIESVKTQKVQIRDEIRKLRENLNYHLIELENKLISQLDKTCEKYATNLSGEIIDYKYRSAVLDSHDDESAKAKEYGSNLQIILAAKKGMAIAKHEVEHLTKLNETIRNYSVEFTLAEAIKDVLNIKSLGSVDTIEANAYVNLEMLNINPFLPSIKTVKPKTSIENKEDNRWHRTRLKRSKEFNMNTSLDKFLPEVSGAAFMPDESIILADTAHKRLLHVKDKGQIFQEVSLTFEPFDVAVLGNSKLFISMLNDRRVEVRDISTMEQIDELILPSNASGLNAFEDSLLVVVCEKTGLYLVGSDNSINIISMKHNDEGPVDINAETISYAETKKCLVHSYTHSGKRKFTLKVDGFGYIHGIALLKDSSILVAKLSPGRHSITHISQDGKDKMLRLELNEIASPRSLAVHRKKRKLLLVHGVRKISIFQEL; encoded by the coding sequence ATGGATTTGCGTGGGAAACCTGACATTAAGATTTCAGAGAATTGTGAAAAGCATGAATCTAAAGAGATTGTTTCATGGTGTCCTGTGCATGACGTTGGCATGTGTGCCGAATGTCAAGGAAATGACCATTCCGATTGTGATGGGGTGGAATCAGTCAGTGAAATTGCCAGCATAGCTCAGCTGAACAGTGATTTCAAAACGTTGAAAATTAAGTTTGGAAACAtaagaaaagtatataaaaagttGCAAAGAGAAAGACAAGGTAATATAGAGAGTGTTAAAACTCAAAAGGTACAAATTCGCGATGAAATTAGGAAATTAAGAGAAAATCTTAATTATCATTTGATAGAACTAGAGAACAAACTTATAAGTCAACTGgataaaacatgtgaaaaatacGCTACAAACCTTTCGGGAGAAATAATTGATTATAAATATCGAAGTGCTGTTCTTGATTCACATGACGACGAATCCGCGAAAGCTAAGGAATATGGgtctaatttacaaattattttagcTGCTAAGAAAGGAATGGCGATTGCAAAGCACGAGGTAGAACATCTTACGAAACTAAATGAAACCATCCGAAACTATTCAGTTGAATTCACACTCGCCGAAGCCATAAAAGATGTTCTGAACATAAAATCGTTAGGCTCAGTTGACACAATAGAAGCTAACGCTTACGTGAACTTAGAAATGCTTAATATCAATCCGTTCTTACCCAGTATTAAAACTGTGAAACCAAAAACATCAATTGAAAACAAAGAAGACAACCGATGGCATAGAACACGTTTAAAACGCAGTAAGGAGTTTAATATGAATACTTCTCTTGACAAGTTTCTCCCTGAAGTGTCTGGGGCTGCATTTATGCCAGATGAGAGTATCATTTTAGCTGACACGGCTCACAAGAGGCTTTTGCATGTCAAGGATAAGGGTCAAATATTTCAAGAAGTTTCTTTGACATTTGAACCGTTTGATGTGGCTGTACTTGGAAATTCGAAACTCTTCATATCAATGTTGAACGATCGACGAGTAGAAGTTCGGGATATCAGTACTATGGAACAAATTGATGAACTTATTCTCCCTAGTAACGCTTCCGGTCTAAACGCATTTGAAGACAGTCTTTTAGTAGTAGTTTGCGAGAAAACTGGTTTATATTTAGTTGGGAGCGATAATAGTATTAACATTATATCAATGAAACACAATGACGAAGGTCCAGTTGACATTAATGCAGAAACTATTAGTTATGCTGAAACAAAGAAATGTTTGGTGCACTCGTACACACATAGTGGCAAACGAAAATTTACTTTGAAAGTTGATGGTTTTGGCTATATACATGGAATAGCGTTGCTAAAAGATAGCAGTATTCTTGTTGCGAAACTTAGTCCCGGGAGGCATAGTATCACCCATATTTCACAAGACGGGAAGGATAAAATGCTGAGATTAGAACTGAACGAAATAGCATCACCTAGATCACTGGCGGTGCACCGAAAGAAACGAAAACTGCTATTGGTGCATGGAGTTAGAAAGATCTCAATTTTTCAAGAATTGTAA